A single window of Plectropomus leopardus isolate mb unplaced genomic scaffold, YSFRI_Pleo_2.0 unplaced_scaffold23659, whole genome shotgun sequence DNA harbors:
- the LOC121966236 gene encoding apolipoprotein D-like produces the protein ADGTISSISGSAWSKDPAEPAKLQVSFFENSPPAPYWVLSTDYDNYSLVYSCTDLGVLHVEFAWIMSRQPTLPEETLEELHSTLSSIGVRVDKLLTTNQDVEYCSAMNQ, from the exons tgctgatgGGACCATTAGCAGCATCAGTGGCTCTGCATGGTCTAAAGACCCAGCTgagcctgccaagctgcaggtCTCCTTCTTTGAGA ACTCTCCCCCTGCTCCTTACTGGGTGCTGTCCACCGACTACGACAACTACTCTCTGGTCTACAGCTGCACCGACCTCGGTGTGCTGCACGTGGAGTTTGCCTGGATCATGAGCAGGCAGCCCACCCTGCCCGAGGAGACCCTGGAGGAGCTGCACAGCACCCTGTCCTCCATCGGAGTCAGAGTGGACAAGCTGCTCACCACTAACCAGGACGTAGAGTACTGCAGCGCCATGAACCAGTAA